The genomic segment CGGGTGGGGCGGGTTGGGGCCGGACGATTATCCGACGCGGGCCCGGTACGGCCACTATCTGGAGTGGGTGTTCGCCGAGGTGGTGCGCGGCGCGCCACCCGAGATCCGGGTCGAGGTCCACGACACCCGCGCGGTCCGCCTCGACGACGGCCCCGACGGCGGTCAGCGGCTCACGCTCGCCAGCGGCCGCGTCCTCACCGGCCTCGCCGCCGTGGTCCTCACCCAGGGCCACCTCCCCACCGTCCCGGACCGGGCGGAACGGGACCTGGCCGGGTACGCCGCCCGCCACGGCCTGCGTCACTTCCCGCCCGCCAACCCGGCCGACCTCGACCTCTCCCCCGTCGCCCCGGGCGAACCCGTCCTCCTGCGCGGCCTCGGTCTCAACTTCTTCGACCACATGGCCCTGCTGACGACCGGCCGGGGCGGCCTGTTCGTACACGACGCCGAGGGCGGCCTGCGGTACGAGCCCTCCGGCCGCGAACCCCGCCTGTACGCCGGGTCCCGGCGCGGCATCCCGTACCAGGCGCGCGGCGACAACGCCAAGGGCCCCTACGGCCGCCACACCCCGCTCGTCCTGACCCCCGAGGTCATCGCGGGCTTCCGCAAGCGCGCGGACTCCGGTGAGGCGCCCGACTTCCTGGCGGACATATGGCCGTTGATGGCAAAAGAGGTCGAAACGGTCTACTACGAGGCGGTGTTGGGGGCATCGGCGCACTCGGCCTCGACGACGTGTCGCGACTCCCGCAGCGGTCTTCGCGACCACGCCCCCGCCTCCTTCCGCGACCTGTTCCTCGCCGCGCCCCACCGCTCCCCCCAAGAGGGCGCCGTTCTCGACGAGTTCGGGATCGCGGAGGGGGACCGGTGGTCGTGGGACCGGGTGTCGCGGCCGTACGCGGGACGGGAGTTCACGGACGCGGAGGACTGGCGGGGCTGGCTGCTGGGGTATCTGCGCGAGGACGCGGCGCAGGCCGCGCTCGGGAACGTCGACGGGCCGGTGAAGGCGGCCCTGGACGTGCTGCGGGACCTGCGGAACGAGCTGCGGCTGATCGTGGACCACGGCGGGCTGGCGGGCGGGTCGCGCCGGGAACATCTGGACCGCTGGTACACACCGCTGAACGCGTTCCTGTCGATCGGTCCGCCCCGCAGCCGGATCGAGGAGATGACCGCGCTCATCGAGGCGGGCGTGCTGACCGTACTCGGCCCGCGCCTCGACGTACGGCCGGAGGAGGGGGCCTGGCTGGCCCACTCGCCCGACGTGCCGGGGTCGGCGGTCCGGGTGACGACGGTGGTCGAGGCCCGTCTGCCGGAGCCGGACCTGCGCAGAACCGCCGACGACCTGCTCGCCGACCTGCTGGCGACGGGAGGGTGCCGCCCGCACCGGGCGGACGGGTACGAGACGGGCGGGCTGGACGTGACCCCTCGCCCCTACCACCTGATAGACCGTCAAGGTGTGGCGCACCCACGGCGGTTCGCGTTCGGCGTCCCCACGGAGGGCGTGCACTGGGTGACGGCGGCGGGCGCCCGGCCGGGGGTGGATTCGGTCACACTTTCGGACGCGGACGCCGTGGCGCGAGCGGCTCTACGTGCGACGACACCCGCGAGAACTCCCCGAACGCAGGTAAAGAGCTGGCCAGATGTTGAACTTGCAAGCATCGATTAGGACTGCCTACCTTGGGTGACTCGTCGGTAATAACCGTCCCCACCGGTCCCACAAGGACCGGGTCACTACCGAAGGAGTCCCCCACCATGACCGGACGCCTCAACAGCGCCCAGCCATACGCCCTCGGACTGTTCCGCATCGTCATCGGCCTGCTCTTCACCTGCCACGGCTCTCAGAGCCTCTTCGGCGTCCTGGGCGGCGCGGACGGACAGGGCGCCACCGTCTCCGCCGGCGC from the Streptomyces sp. NBC_00310 genome contains:
- a CDS encoding FAD/NAD(P)-binding protein; translation: MPDIPGFSGISDIGVALVGAGPRGTSVLERLCASAPELLRPRTRLTVHVIDPAPPGPGQVWRTTQSPHLLMNTVASQVTLFTDDSVDCSGPIRPGPSLYEWAAGAAGGRDAADGWGGLGPDDYPTRARYGHYLEWVFAEVVRGAPPEIRVEVHDTRAVRLDDGPDGGQRLTLASGRVLTGLAAVVLTQGHLPTVPDRAERDLAGYAARHGLRHFPPANPADLDLSPVAPGEPVLLRGLGLNFFDHMALLTTGRGGLFVHDAEGGLRYEPSGREPRLYAGSRRGIPYQARGDNAKGPYGRHTPLVLTPEVIAGFRKRADSGEAPDFLADIWPLMAKEVETVYYEAVLGASAHSASTTCRDSRSGLRDHAPASFRDLFLAAPHRSPQEGAVLDEFGIAEGDRWSWDRVSRPYAGREFTDAEDWRGWLLGYLREDAAQAALGNVDGPVKAALDVLRDLRNELRLIVDHGGLAGGSRREHLDRWYTPLNAFLSIGPPRSRIEEMTALIEAGVLTVLGPRLDVRPEEGAWLAHSPDVPGSAVRVTTVVEARLPEPDLRRTADDLLADLLATGGCRPHRADGYETGGLDVTPRPYHLIDRQGVAHPRRFAFGVPTEGVHWVTAAGARPGVDSVTLSDADAVARAALRATTPARTPRTQVKSWPDVELASID